The sequence CCACGGTCCGCCGTGCGGTGCCACGGTATGATTTATCCCGATAGTTAACCGTGGTCCGGCTTTTTGTGAAAGTCCTGCAATAATCAATAGCCGATATCAACAACTACACGACAATGTATATACCACACGCCTTTCAGGAAACCGACCGCCCTACCCTGTTGCAGTTCGTCCGTGATAACTCCTTTGCATTACTTGTTACGACGGGCTACGATGGTATTCCGGTAGCCACTCATCTGCCCATTGAACTCCTGGCTGATACCGATGGCCAATTTCAATTAGTTGGCCACCTGGCCAAAGCCAATCCGCAATGGAAATTATTGGGACAGAATCGTCCCGCACTGGCCGTATTTTCGGGACCGCATAGCTACATTTCCTCTTCGTGGTACGATCATGTTAACGTACCCACCTGGAATTATCTGTCGGTGCAAATCACGGGTCGAACAACGATGCTGACCGACGGTGAAACCCTTGATTTTCTGCGCCAGCAGGTAGATCGCTATGAGGCTCATTCAGCACATCCGGTATCCGTTGAAAGTATGACCGTGGACTACGTTCGGAAACAGATGAGTGGTGTGGTCGCTTTCAGAATGACGATTGATACGATGCAGGGGGCGGCCAAGCTCAGTCAAAATCGAGATGACAAAAACTACCAATCTATTATTGCCGAACTACGTCAGACAGGTAATGCTGACGCAGAAAAAATGGCCAATGTAATGGCTACCCGACGACCTACGATTGACAAGTAATACCAATGCATTATGGCAAAGCAACACACCTACGCGTTAACCACTCAATGGACTGGCAATAAAGGCGAGGGAACCGCGAATTACCGGGCATACGACAGAGATCATATTGTATCGGCCGAAAACAAACCCGACATTCCAGCCTCATCGGACCCGTCGTTTCGGGGTAATAAAAGCCGATACAATCCGGAAGAATTGCTTGTTGCTTCGCTGTCAAGCTGCCATATGCTCTGGTACCTGCATTTGTGTGCCGAAGCAGGCGTTGTTGTTGTCGACTATACAGATCAGGCAACAGGAACAATGATAGAGACACCAGACGGTGGTGGCCATTTCAGTGAAGTAACGCTTTCGCCAGCTGTACTTGTCACCCACGAATCAATGATTGCCAAAGCCAACGAGTTGCATCATCAGGCCAACAAATTATGCTTTATTGCCAATTCCTGTAATTTCCCGGTTTATCATAAACCCATCTGTAGAGTCGCAGAAAAATAATCATTCCAGAATACATACCAGTCATGAATGTGGTTAATTAGAAACCGATAAGCTGGTCCGCCGGTGCGGTTTTTAAAACCTTATCGGTTTAAATGGGCCGACCAATAAGTATGGCTACAGACTAAATCCAGGAAAAGAAAGAAATGTAAATTTTGTATTCATTTGGGCTGAAAAAAGTATAAAACGACAGCAAATTTTAGTGATCGACGAGCAGCTAATCCGGAACGATCGAATCGAGGGAAATACCATTCACCTCGGTCGTCGAGCCATTATCGTTGTCAAACAGTTTCCGATAAATTTTTTGAATTGCCGCCCACCGACGACGCGAAACCGGCAGCACATCACCCGAATGCAGATAAACCAGTCCGGTATTGTCCGGCTGGACAGGTCCCAGATAAGCTATGTACTGGAGGTTGATGATGCAGTTGCGATGAGTCCGTATGAACCACTCTCTAGGCAACTGGGGTTCGTAATATTTTAAGGTGCGGGGAAGAAGCATCCGTTGCCCATCTTTCCAGTGAAGCCAGCTGTAGTTACCGGTGGCCTGTAAAAACATGAGATCAGCAATCGGACGGCTAATTTTGCCCGTTTTATGGGCGTGCATTTTGAGCATGTCTCCGGGTTGTAGGAGCGACTGTTTCATAACATACAAAAAAAAGGAAGGTTGAAAAGAATCGTCGAGTAAATTGAGGGCTTGAAATTGGCTGCTAAATAAAGTCAATCTATATAC comes from Spirosoma aureum and encodes:
- a CDS encoding FMN-binding negative transcriptional regulator; the encoded protein is MYIPHAFQETDRPTLLQFVRDNSFALLVTTGYDGIPVATHLPIELLADTDGQFQLVGHLAKANPQWKLLGQNRPALAVFSGPHSYISSSWYDHVNVPTWNYLSVQITGRTTMLTDGETLDFLRQQVDRYEAHSAHPVSVESMTVDYVRKQMSGVVAFRMTIDTMQGAAKLSQNRDDKNYQSIIAELRQTGNADAEKMANVMATRRPTIDK
- a CDS encoding OsmC family protein; this translates as MAKQHTYALTTQWTGNKGEGTANYRAYDRDHIVSAENKPDIPASSDPSFRGNKSRYNPEELLVASLSSCHMLWYLHLCAEAGVVVVDYTDQATGTMIETPDGGGHFSEVTLSPAVLVTHESMIAKANELHHQANKLCFIANSCNFPVYHKPICRVAEK
- a CDS encoding LytR/AlgR family response regulator transcription factor, whose protein sequence is MKQSLLQPGDMLKMHAHKTGKISRPIADLMFLQATGNYSWLHWKDGQRMLLPRTLKYYEPQLPREWFIRTHRNCIINLQYIAYLGPVQPDNTGLVYLHSGDVLPVSRRRWAAIQKIYRKLFDNDNGSTTEVNGISLDSIVPD